In Archangium violaceum, the following are encoded in one genomic region:
- a CDS encoding vWA domain-containing protein — MMLAQLVLPLLLTSAAGSGNEIVLILDNSCSMGVEARDQATGRRVPPNDPERAAVLGTLVVEGLARGSADRFSVLAFGDGKEAPPREARSADDIRALPYSNGTYFRRPLEEAGNRLRGSALQNRLFLFFTDGIPEDFRDPAEGPRALGLSESADFETLVIGLFGSEEVRQTGEQFLRPLARNPQDLVFVQTPREVIGAFTRGYARVLGSRPETGSLSPGQSKTFEVGKYVVEVLVATASASPGPAYTAKLEGPQGDVPAQASGDNGCPPGIRYSGAPRLCQPPHRHYQVFRSPNSPDQRSQWTLSLPRGSGPIDYGLILRYDLAASLAVPSTARVGEPVQLDARLLFRGKTFDDESFFQADGFTAVATLEGQEVPLRHAGGGRFVADWTPSQLSMDGAATPVQVTFRNAWMEQSARRSVQVEGFIDFALVPEPASLDFGEWRGERHETRRCSTVDLSRSTNAGRIPITCSSEGSVEGGVLSCSPVAGSEADLGNGRKGQPLKYEVCFAAEGCCGQLAPPGLGVRFAATHPHYSAAAVLVPARAKVDETGWLRCWWPWLALAGGMLFFGWVVMGFVRPNNFDPAASVYVAGSEMGLKRASALVLNETPGGRRGFYRNARMCLNAGGDFVRAPRAAVLVLEAGPGGSTRFVTAAGLERKVQRTGKWEPVPAEELALGYTPNVVYRVGSLYLKWS, encoded by the coding sequence ATGATGCTCGCGCAGCTCGTCCTGCCCCTGCTCCTCACCAGTGCGGCCGGCAGTGGCAACGAGATCGTCCTCATCCTCGACAACTCATGCTCCATGGGCGTGGAGGCCCGGGACCAGGCGACAGGTCGCCGGGTTCCACCCAATGATCCCGAGCGCGCGGCGGTGCTCGGGACGCTCGTCGTCGAGGGCCTGGCGCGTGGCTCGGCCGACCGGTTCAGCGTGCTGGCCTTTGGCGATGGCAAGGAGGCCCCGCCTCGCGAGGCTCGGAGCGCGGACGACATTCGCGCACTGCCGTACTCCAATGGCACCTACTTCCGCCGTCCGTTGGAAGAAGCGGGCAACCGGCTGCGAGGCTCGGCGCTCCAGAACCGGCTGTTCCTCTTCTTCACCGACGGCATTCCCGAGGATTTCAGGGACCCCGCCGAGGGTCCTCGCGCCCTTGGCCTCTCCGAATCGGCGGACTTCGAGACGCTGGTCATCGGCCTCTTCGGCAGCGAAGAGGTTCGTCAGACGGGCGAGCAGTTCCTCCGGCCGCTGGCGCGCAACCCGCAGGACCTGGTCTTCGTCCAGACGCCGCGCGAGGTGATTGGCGCCTTCACCCGAGGCTACGCCCGCGTTCTGGGCTCGCGGCCGGAGACGGGCTCGCTGTCTCCCGGACAGTCGAAGACCTTCGAGGTGGGCAAGTACGTGGTGGAGGTGCTGGTGGCCACCGCGTCCGCCTCGCCCGGGCCCGCGTATACCGCGAAGCTGGAAGGCCCCCAGGGTGACGTCCCTGCCCAGGCGTCCGGTGACAACGGCTGCCCGCCCGGCATCCGCTATTCGGGCGCGCCCAGACTGTGCCAGCCGCCGCACCGCCACTATCAGGTCTTCCGCTCGCCCAACTCGCCGGACCAGCGCAGCCAGTGGACGCTGTCCCTGCCTCGGGGCTCGGGGCCTATCGATTACGGGCTCATCCTCCGTTACGACCTCGCGGCCTCGCTCGCCGTGCCGTCCACCGCGCGGGTGGGCGAGCCGGTGCAGCTCGATGCGCGGCTGCTCTTCCGTGGAAAGACCTTCGATGATGAGTCCTTCTTCCAGGCGGACGGCTTCACGGCCGTGGCCACCCTCGAGGGCCAGGAGGTACCCCTGCGCCACGCCGGAGGAGGGCGCTTCGTGGCGGACTGGACGCCTTCCCAGCTGTCGATGGATGGTGCCGCGACGCCCGTGCAGGTGACGTTCCGTAACGCGTGGATGGAGCAGTCCGCGCGCCGCTCCGTGCAGGTGGAGGGCTTCATCGACTTCGCCCTGGTGCCGGAGCCGGCCTCGCTCGACTTCGGCGAGTGGCGGGGCGAGCGTCACGAGACGCGCCGGTGCTCCACGGTGGATCTGTCGCGTTCCACCAACGCGGGCCGCATCCCCATCACCTGCTCCTCGGAGGGGAGTGTGGAGGGCGGAGTGCTCTCCTGTTCGCCCGTGGCGGGCTCGGAGGCGGACCTGGGCAATGGCCGCAAGGGACAGCCTCTCAAGTACGAGGTGTGCTTCGCCGCCGAGGGCTGCTGCGGCCAGTTGGCTCCGCCGGGGCTCGGGGTGCGCTTCGCCGCGACCCACCCGCACTATTCCGCGGCCGCCGTGCTCGTCCCGGCGCGCGCGAAGGTGGACGAGACGGGCTGGCTGCGCTGCTGGTGGCCCTGGCTCGCCCTGGCCGGAGGAATGCTCTTCTTCGGCTGGGTCGTCATGGGCTTCGTCCGGCCGAACAACTTCGACCCGGCGGCCAGCGTCTACGTGGCCGGCTCGGAGATGGGGCTCAAGCGCGCATCGGCGCTCGTGCTGAACGAGACTCCCGGAGGCCGGCGCGGCTTCTACCGCAACGCCCGCATGTGCCTGAACGCGGGAGGTGACTTCGTCCGTGCTCCGCGTGCGGCCGTGCTTGTACTCGAGGCGGGGCCCGGTGGCTCCACGCGCTTCGTCACCGCCGCGGGCCTCGAGCGCAAGGTGCAGAGGACCGGGAAGTGGGAGCCCGTGCCGGCCGAGGAGCTGGCCCTCGGGTACACGCCCAACGTGGTGTATCGAGTGGGGAGCCTCTACTTGAAGTGGAGCTAG
- a CDS encoding FHA domain-containing protein: protein MHRTVVVTAGLLTALLLGAPALAADNGLTVLAAPPAANGKTRLQVEVRDLALQKELRSAGASPDRFRIAAEQAGAQVTAVRRMADSAEGRYTVLAFDQSRSFSTYWPRAFELAKAYVDALGARPRNHTVAVMTFGQGKTTHCEETTAARLEACLAKVRQLGTHQLVTRLKFYIQDAVREAAREQPLRRGGSREVIVFTDAGEESAALKVKDLASEAREKGVRIHVVVFSGRSSGKGIAQRLDEMSQLAEGSGGRYIQDGDVDARQELPGLVSALEHIYWLDVAFCGVKPGQRSDRLSIEALSGRAPIAWSDAVSFRQSAEGGATAACPSTVATGSSPVHSGTASTPGARGTTLPSGTGTGTPGSTSRPGSTAGNPGASTPPGTASGTPGSATQPGGMTGTPGSATQPGGVVGTPGGTPQPAPAAGTPGATQPGGSGTPVVELAPREFPWWLIALLIALGLLLLLAIIAMLTRRRSEPAPAPQVSPPVAAPPPSPPPQPEPPPAAPAVWKDPFATLPETRLVVTRGPPGLEPFYRVHKSTFTIGARSGEMDLVIELPQLSGHHATVQLFKAGNVFIKDENSTNGTFVDGRRLEPGERVQVKPGQRILLSQHLELTLEQPGLQPATEPPPAGAPLVAAPPSAPADSPPAETPRPKSRTIYAPARGDDE from the coding sequence GAGCTCCGGTCCGCTGGCGCCTCGCCGGACCGCTTCCGCATCGCCGCGGAGCAGGCCGGCGCGCAGGTGACGGCGGTGCGCCGCATGGCTGACTCCGCGGAGGGTCGCTACACGGTCCTCGCCTTCGACCAGTCCAGGTCCTTCTCCACGTACTGGCCGCGTGCCTTCGAGCTCGCCAAGGCCTACGTGGACGCGCTCGGGGCCCGGCCCCGGAACCACACCGTGGCGGTCATGACCTTCGGGCAGGGCAAGACCACGCATTGCGAGGAGACCACCGCCGCCAGACTCGAGGCCTGCCTGGCGAAGGTGCGGCAACTCGGCACCCATCAGCTCGTCACCCGGCTCAAGTTCTACATCCAGGATGCCGTGCGCGAGGCCGCGCGCGAGCAGCCGCTCCGCCGAGGTGGCTCGCGCGAGGTCATCGTCTTCACGGATGCCGGTGAGGAGTCGGCCGCGCTCAAGGTGAAGGACCTCGCGAGCGAGGCGCGCGAAAAGGGCGTGCGCATCCACGTGGTCGTCTTCAGTGGCAGGAGCAGCGGCAAGGGCATCGCCCAGCGGCTGGACGAGATGTCCCAGCTCGCCGAGGGCTCCGGCGGCCGCTACATCCAGGATGGGGACGTCGATGCCCGGCAGGAGCTCCCGGGGCTCGTGAGCGCGTTGGAGCACATCTACTGGCTGGACGTGGCCTTCTGTGGCGTGAAGCCCGGACAGCGCTCGGATCGGCTCTCCATCGAGGCGCTCTCGGGCCGAGCCCCCATCGCGTGGAGCGACGCCGTCTCCTTCCGGCAGAGCGCCGAGGGCGGTGCGACGGCCGCCTGCCCCAGTACGGTCGCCACGGGTTCCTCTCCGGTGCACTCGGGTACGGCGTCCACGCCCGGCGCCCGGGGGACGACCCTGCCTTCCGGCACCGGAACGGGGACCCCCGGCTCCACCTCGCGACCTGGCTCCACGGCGGGTAACCCTGGTGCCTCGACACCGCCGGGGACCGCGAGCGGCACTCCCGGATCGGCGACGCAACCCGGGGGCATGACGGGGACTCCCGGTTCCGCGACGCAGCCGGGTGGCGTGGTGGGAACGCCCGGAGGCACACCACAGCCTGCTCCGGCGGCGGGTACTCCCGGAGCGACGCAGCCGGGTGGTTCGGGGACACCCGTGGTCGAGCTGGCTCCACGAGAGTTTCCCTGGTGGCTAATCGCGCTGCTCATCGCGCTGGGGCTGCTCCTGCTGCTCGCGATCATCGCGATGCTCACCCGGCGCCGCTCGGAGCCCGCCCCCGCTCCCCAGGTGTCTCCGCCCGTGGCCGCGCCGCCTCCCTCGCCTCCCCCGCAGCCCGAGCCTCCTCCGGCTGCTCCGGCCGTGTGGAAGGATCCCTTCGCCACCCTGCCGGAGACCCGGCTGGTGGTGACCCGGGGACCCCCCGGGCTCGAGCCCTTCTACCGGGTGCACAAGTCCACGTTCACCATCGGCGCCCGCTCGGGTGAGATGGACCTCGTCATCGAGCTGCCGCAGCTCAGTGGCCATCACGCGACGGTGCAGCTCTTCAAGGCGGGCAATGTCTTCATCAAGGACGAGAACTCCACCAACGGCACCTTCGTGGACGGGCGCCGCCTCGAGCCGGGCGAGCGCGTCCAGGTGAAACCCGGTCAACGCATCCTCCTGTCCCAGCACCTGGAGCTCACCCTGGAACAGCCCGGACTCCAGCCGGCCACGGAACCTCCCCCGGCCGGTGCGCCCCTCGTCGCGGCGCCTCCATCGGCGCCCGCCGATTCTCCTCCCGCTGAAACCCCTCGGCCGAAGTCCCGGACCATCTACGCACCCGCGAGAGGAGATGACGAATGA
- a CDS encoding PP2C family protein-serine/threonine phosphatase has product MSLPLYIHGSSDVGRQRAQNEDSFRVAAHPDGSRLLLVCDGMGGHEAGEVASQVASDRIVEVIAASSPDNPPRALYQAFVEANQAVLDAVSTRGAEGMGTTGVAAWVMGSRCYVGWVGDSRLYQFRAGVPLERTRDHTRVAQLVSQGILTAEEARHHPEAHVLVMALGGSPGVQKIFKPEVWTDPLELRSGDVVLLCSDGLYDLIEDHELYPLIEGRDYQEAVDRLIQTANERGGTDNISVILLVVGQPEVPRVARGSQAPRRETLPDGMPMLAPVSPEPSEPEVRATRIPEPRTVEPVAPVVPVTPSMPEQTGRTGRRVPLWWLLATGLVALGLGIGLGLRASSKTTPADSGQAEGK; this is encoded by the coding sequence ATGAGCCTCCCGCTCTACATCCACGGAAGTTCCGACGTCGGCCGCCAGCGTGCGCAGAACGAGGACTCCTTCCGCGTGGCCGCCCATCCGGATGGCTCCCGGCTGCTCCTCGTCTGTGACGGCATGGGAGGCCACGAGGCCGGTGAGGTGGCCAGCCAGGTGGCCAGCGACCGCATCGTCGAGGTGATCGCCGCCAGCTCGCCCGACAATCCGCCCCGCGCCCTCTATCAGGCGTTCGTCGAGGCCAACCAAGCCGTGCTCGACGCCGTGAGCACCCGGGGCGCGGAGGGCATGGGGACCACGGGCGTCGCCGCCTGGGTGATGGGCTCGCGCTGCTATGTGGGGTGGGTGGGTGACAGCCGCCTCTACCAGTTCCGGGCCGGCGTGCCGCTCGAGCGCACGAGAGATCACACGCGGGTCGCCCAGCTGGTCAGCCAGGGCATCCTCACGGCCGAGGAGGCCCGGCACCATCCCGAGGCGCACGTGCTCGTGATGGCGCTGGGAGGAAGCCCGGGCGTCCAGAAGATCTTCAAGCCCGAGGTGTGGACGGACCCGCTGGAGCTGCGGTCCGGTGATGTGGTGCTGCTGTGCAGCGACGGGCTGTACGACCTCATCGAGGACCACGAGCTGTATCCGCTCATCGAGGGCCGCGACTACCAGGAGGCGGTGGATCGGCTCATCCAGACCGCCAACGAGCGCGGGGGGACCGACAACATCTCGGTCATCCTGCTCGTGGTGGGCCAGCCCGAGGTGCCTCGCGTGGCCCGTGGCTCCCAGGCGCCCCGGCGGGAGACGCTCCCGGATGGCATGCCGATGCTCGCGCCCGTGTCCCCGGAGCCGTCGGAGCCCGAGGTTCGCGCCACGCGGATTCCCGAACCCCGGACGGTGGAACCCGTTGCTCCGGTGGTGCCGGTGACCCCGAGTATGCCGGAGCAGACGGGGCGCACGGGGCGCCGGGTTCCCCTGTGGTGGTTGCTCGCCACGGGCCTCGTGGCCCTGGGGTTGGGCATCGGCCTGGGGCTGAGGGCCTCCAGCAAGACGACGCCCGCGGACTCCGGACAGGCCGAGGGCAAGTGA